In Scophthalmus maximus strain ysfricsl-2021 chromosome 16, ASM2237912v1, whole genome shotgun sequence, the following proteins share a genomic window:
- the LOC118287252 gene encoding synaptic vesicle membrane protein VAT-1 homolog, whose translation MSGEEEAPTQQQHQQPGQERTPDEPPPSPPAAAPSSSSSSPAAEEEPLSCRALVLTGYGGYDKVKLQVKTQRRARLQAGEVLVRVKACGLNFAELMGRQGLYEPLPAPPVTMGMEGSGVVEAVGEDVEDRRVGDRVIAMSRFGMFQEVVVVPADRTFPMPEQMSFEEGAAIPINYLTAYMMLFEMANVRPGKSVLVHMAAGGVGIAATQLCQTVPDVTVFGTASASKHETIAQGGVTHPIDYRTKDYVEEIRKISPKGVDIVLDPLGGSDTQKGFNLLKPLGTLIVFGAANCVTGQKKSLLAMMKTWYNQLSLNTMKLMQTNKAVCGFHLGYMAEDQLIDRAMRELLELYRQGKIKPRIDSCYHFEEVADAMRRMHDRHNIGKVILLPEPKKPGENVEKTEAADNKTKEEAATEEVKAEKD comes from the exons ATGTCCGGGGAAGAAGAGGCTCcaactcagcagcagcatcaacaacCTGGGCAGGAGAGGACGCCCGACGagcctcctccgtctcctccagctgcagcccccagcagcagcagcagcagccccgcGGCCGAGGAGGAGCCGCTCTCCTGCCGCGCCCTGGTGCTGACGGGCTACGGCGGATACGACAAAGTCAAGCTGCAGGTGAAGACGCAGCGCAGAGCGCGGCTGCAGGCCGGAGAGGTGCTGGTGCGCGTCAAGGCGTGCGGCCTCAACTTCGCCGAGCTGATGGGCAGACAGGGCCTGTACGAGCCGCTGCCCGCCCCGCCGGTCACGATGGGCATGGAGGGCTCCGGGGTCGTCGAGGCGGTCggggaggatgtggaggacAGGAGA gTGGGAGATCGTGTGATCGCGATGAGCCGCTTCGGCATGTTTCAGGAGGTGGTTGTCGTGCCCGCTGACCGCACCTTCCCCATGCCCGAGCAGATGAGCTTCGAGGAAGGCGCCGCTATTCCCATCAACTACCTGACCGCCTACATGATGCTGTTTGAGATGGCCAACGTGAGGCCGGGCAAGAGCGTTCTTGTACACATGGCCGCAG GCGGTGTGGGTATCGCTGCCACCCAGCTGTGTCAGACGGTGCCGGACGTGACCGTTTTTGGCACGGCATCAGCCTCCAAACACGAGACCATTGCCCAAGGCGGGGTAACTCACCCCATCGACTACCGCACCAAAGACTACGTGGAGGAAATCCGCAAAATCAGCCCTAAGG GTGTGGACATCGTCCTTGACCCACTTGGTGGCTCAGACACCCAGAAAGGCTTTAATTTGTTAAAACCATTGGGGACCCTTATAGTCTTTG GTGCAGCCAATTGTGTGACAGGCCAGAAGAAGAGCCTGCTCGCCATGATGAAGACCTGGTACAACCAGCTCTCCCTCAACACCATGAAACTGATGCAGACCAACAAGGCCGTCTGTGGCTTCCACCTGGGCTACATGGCCGAAGATCAGCTCATCGACAGGGCCATGcgggagctgctggagctctaCAGGCAGGGAAAGATCAAGCCCCGCATCGACTCCTGCTATCACTTTGAGGAG GTGGCCGATGCCATGAGACGCATGCACGATCGCCATAATATCGGGAAAGTCATCCTTCTTCCTGAACCCAAGAAGCCGggagaaaatgtggaaaaaaccGAAGCAGCGGACAACAAGACGAAAGAGGAGGCCGCCACAGAGGAAGTTAAAGCAGAGAAGGATTGA